A window of Gasterosteus aculeatus chromosome 9, fGasAcu3.hap1.1, whole genome shotgun sequence contains these coding sequences:
- the rrp36 gene encoding ribosomal RNA processing protein 36 homolog — translation MKGKEKQLREMTVSKKKNMAASSSSSDDEEDSDAERNYALLTGKGAEWAEPGVSDEDEGAPDGGAEEEGGEEGSDGGEEPSNRDEEEEEEEEEEDDDDDSDSNASEDDVDGDPEDAGGSGEIQTEHNIKKELSNMSFEDIMKLQSQVGTKAYNKLAYGGGKSGGKSRGATKKKRLNKNRPMEISSKRRAPFLRQVVSVKKPMQRDPRFDDLSGEYKPEIFEKTFKFINDIKLKEREIIEKKLRKSKNSENKDKLQYLLKRMDNQERARQRQEQQRERELQFKREQRERANQGERPYFLKNSDKKKLQLAEKFQELKKSGKLENFLSKKRKRNAGKDRRKLPRQLLNSSGQGSWME, via the exons atgaaagggaaagagaagCAGCTACGAGAGATGACGGtgtcaaagaagaagaacatggcggcaagcagcagcagcagcgatgaTGAAGAAGACTCCGACGCAGAGAGGAACTACGCTCTGCTCACTGGAAAAGGAgcagagtgggcggagccaggaGTCAGCGATGAGGATGAAGGGGCGCCTGATGGcggtgcagaggaggaaggaggcgaggagggaTCAGATGGCGGCGAGGAACCGTCTAATagggacgaagaagaagaagaagaagaagaagaagaggacgacgacgacgacagcGACAGCAACGCCTCAGAGGACGACGTGGATGGCGATCCGGAGGACGCCGGCGGTAGCGGTGAGATCCAGACGGAGCACAACATTAAGAAAG AGCTCTCCAACATGTCCTTCGAGGACATCATGAAGCTGCAGAGCCAAGTGGGGACCAAAGCTTACAACAAGCTGGCGTACGGCGGCGGGAAGAGCGGCGGCAAGAGCCGAGGCGCCACCAAAAAGAAGCGCCTGAACAAGAACAG GCCAATGGAGATTTCATCCAAGAGACGGGCTCCCTTCCTCCGTCAGGTCGTCTCCGTCAAGAAGCCG ATGCAGCGAGATCCCCGATTTGACGACCTGTCGGGGGAATACAAACCGGAGATTTTTGAGAAGACGTTTAAATTCATCAACGACATCAAGctcaaagagagagag ATCATCGAGAAGAAGCTGAGGAAGTCGAAGAACAGCGAGAACAAGGATAAACTTCAGTACCTCCTGAAGAGGATG gacAACCAGGAGCGAGCGAGGCAGCGccaagagcagcagagagagagagagctgcagttCAAGAGGGAGCAGAGAGAACGAGCCAATCAGGGCGAGCGGCCGTACTTCCTCAAGAACT CTGacaagaagaagctgcagctggCCGAGAAATTCCAGGAGCTCAAGAAGAGCGGCAAGCTGGAGAACTTCCTgagcaagaagaggaagaggaatgcTGGAAAGGACCGCAGGAAGCTGCCCAGACAGCTGCTCAACAGCAGCGGCCAGGGAAGCTGGATGGAATGA